GCTGATGCCCAGGATTGTGGCCAGTTTTTCCTCAGTCAATGACTCAGTAGCAGCAAATAAAACCGCTTCCAGGGCTGCCTGTAATTCCTCGGAAAAGAGGGTGGTCACTCCTGTTCCTCCTCAATCATAATGGTGTTGTTGCCTTTAATCTCAATTTCGCCAAACAGCTGCCTTTGAAAAAGGGCAATCTTGCCCTGCCGAAACAGCTCTAAAATAGCCAGAAAGGTAGTAACAACCTCGGTTCGACTGGATCGCCTGGTAAACAGGGAAGAAAAAGTTATTCCTTCGGGGTAGAGGACCAGATGGCGCAAAATCTCCCGCATTTTATCCCGTATCGAAAATTGTTCCCGAGTATAGGAAACAGGTTTGAGATCTTCCTGGTCCTCAGCCCGTTCCAGCACTTGCTTTAAAGCTGCCAGCAGCTGTTCCAGCGTCACCCCGGCCAGTGGATTCCGGGGGCAAAAGAGATATTCATACAGCTCGCGACAGTTCTGGCGAAAATACATCTGGCCCTGTTCTCTTTCCCGTATTTCCAGAAGCTGGGCTACAGCCTTGAACTGTTTATATTCCAGAAGTTTTTCCACCAGCTCCTCGCGAGGGTCTTCCTCATAGACCAGCTCGTCCTCTTCCTCCCCTTCCAGGCGCGGCCGGGGCAGAAGCATTTTAGCTTTAATGGCCAGCAACTTGGCGGCCATGACCAGAAATTCGGAAGTAACCTCCAGATCCAGTTCCTGCATGGCTTGCAGGTAGTCCAGATACTGTTCCACCACAGTAGCAATGGGGATATCGTAAATATTCATCTGGTTTTTGTCAATTAAATGACATAATAAATCTAAAGGTCCAGAAAATGTTTCCAGCTGGATTTCGTAGGCCACCATCTTCTTCCTTTCTAAAACTTCAATGCCTCCCGGACCCGTTGCATTGTCGCCTCAGCTTTGCGGCTGGCCTTGTCCCTCCCGGCAGCCAGAACCTCTTCCACCAGACCCGCCTGTTCACTGTAATGTCTCCGCCTCTCCCTTAGAGGAGTCATTACTTCATTCAGACGTTCCGCCAGTTGCTTTTTGCAGTCAATACACCCAATACCAGCGGTACGGCAACCTTCGGCAATTTCCACAATAGCCGCAGGATTGTAGATTTTCTGATAGGTATAAACCACACATACGTCAGGATTGCCTGGATCCTGACGCCGAACACGGGCCGGATCTGTGACCATTTGTCGGATTTTTTGCCAGAGGCTTTCCGGCTCTTCTACCATGCTAATATCATTGCCATAGGATTTGCTCATTTTCCGTCCATCCAGACCCGGCAAAAGGGGAACCTCCCCCAAAATAGCCTGAGGCTCGGGAAAGAGCTGGGTCTGATAGAGATAGTTGAAGCGGCGCCCTACTTCCCGGGTCAACTCCAGGTGGGGTAACTGGTCCTGCCCGATCGGAACAGCATCGGCCAGATAGACGAGGATATCAGCCGCCTGCAGCAAAGGATAGCCCAGGAAACCATAAGTGTTGATATCCTTCCCCTGGTCACCAAACTGTTGAATTTGGTCTTTATAAGTAGGCACCCTTTCCAGCCAGGAAATAGGAGTGATCATGGAAAAAACCAGGTGTAGTTCCGCATGTTGCTGCACTTTGCTTTGCACAAAGATGGCCGCCTTTTCCGGGTCCAGACCAGCAGCCAGCCAATCCAGTACCAGTTCCCGGGTATTGGCCGCTATTTGTTCGGTATTTTCAAAGGCAGTGGTAATTGCATGCCAGTCAGCTACCATAAAGTAGCAATCATTTTCTTCCTGTAGTTTAACCCAGTTTTCCAGAACACTTAAATGACCGATATGCAAGCGCCCGGTCGGCCGCATGCCACTAAGTATGGTTTTTCTCTGCATTGACTGTGCTCCTTTCCCCATCTATGCTAGACTATTAAATTGGCTACAAATTGCAAGAAAGTAATTAATACATCCCGCAAGGGAACTAAAAGAACCCGATGAAAACCTGTTAGCAGCATCAAGAAAAGAATTGGATAGGAGTACTGTTCCAGCAGTTCCAGCCAGCGGGTATAGCGATAAGGCAACAGACCAAACAGGATTTTGGAGCCATCCAGAGGCGGAATGGGCAGAAGGTTGAAAACTGCCAAACCTACATTGATACTGAGAATTCCCTGCAAAATGATTTCAAGGACAGGAGATAGTTCAATTCCAAAACGGACCAACAACCCCCAGCTAATTACTGTCAGCAAGGCTATTAAGACATTAGTCAGCGGACCAGCCAGGCTTACCAGCATCATCCCTGTCCGCATATCTATTCGGCGGGTAAAGCGCACTGGATTGACAGGAACCGGTTTGGCCCAGCCAAAACCGGTAAAGATGAGCAACAATGTACCCACTGGATCCAGATGGGAAAGAGGATTTATATTTAACCGCCCTTCCCTTGCCGCTGTATCATCTCCCAGTTTATAGGCGACCCAGGCATGGGCAAATTCATGGAAAGCAAAACCCAATAATAAACCTGGTATACTCGCAATTAAGGAATATAAATCATTAAACATTAAATCCCTCTCTCCTTGCTATTTCTCTGGCCAATTGTATTTCATCCTCTCGCGTCACCGCTTTCCCATCCAGTTTAGAACGGCGGATCTCGGCCAGGATTGTACGATATACAGGTCCTCTGGGAATGCCCAGCTGAATAAGATCATTGCCGCTGATATGCAGTTTTAATTCGCGCCTGCGGGCATAATAGGCCTGCAACATGCCGTGGGGACCCGGTTTTTGAGTGGCCGCCAGGAAAAAAGCTCCTGCCTCCCAGCCCAATTCATCCAGATGGGCAGCCAATCGGCCCAGGGTAATCTGGGGCCATTCCCGCAACAGCAGCTGTACCTGGGGCCAGGCTTTCATGGCAGCGAGGATAGTGTCCCGTTCTACCGCTGCCAGCCGCATTCTTTCCACTACCTCTTCCTGCTGGGCCACAGGCAAACGGTACAACAACCCCATCATATAAGCCAGCCAGGGCTGGAATGCCTCCTTGCCTACCGCTTGTTCCTTCAACCATAAAATCTCCCTGGGTAAGGCCTCCAATACCAGACAACATTGCTGGTCCAGATTAAGCTCCGGGATAATCAGGTCCCAGAGACCTAATTCCTGCATGCGGAAAATAGCCTTGGAAGGATTGTCCTCACTAAAAATATGTTTCAGTTCCTCCCTGATCCGGTCATAGGATAGTTTGGTCAACCACTGATCCTTAATAGCCTGTTGCGCCAGCCGCAAAGTGGTAGTCTCCATTAGGAAATTATATCTCTGTTCAAACCTGATGGCACGTAAAATTCTGGTGGGGTCTTCTACAAAGGAAAGATTATAGAGAACCCGGATCACCCCTTCTTCTAAATCCCGCCGACCGCCAA
Above is a window of Carboxydocella sporoproducens DSM 16521 DNA encoding:
- a CDS encoding site-2 protease family protein, translating into MFNDLYSLIASIPGLLLGFAFHEFAHAWVAYKLGDDTAAREGRLNINPLSHLDPVGTLLLIFTGFGWAKPVPVNPVRFTRRIDMRTGMMLVSLAGPLTNVLIALLTVISWGLLVRFGIELSPVLEIILQGILSINVGLAVFNLLPIPPLDGSKILFGLLPYRYTRWLELLEQYSYPILFLMLLTGFHRVLLVPLRDVLITFLQFVANLIV
- the trpS gene encoding tryptophan--tRNA ligase produces the protein MQRKTILSGMRPTGRLHIGHLSVLENWVKLQEENDCYFMVADWHAITTAFENTEQIAANTRELVLDWLAAGLDPEKAAIFVQSKVQQHAELHLVFSMITPISWLERVPTYKDQIQQFGDQGKDINTYGFLGYPLLQAADILVYLADAVPIGQDQLPHLELTREVGRRFNYLYQTQLFPEPQAILGEVPLLPGLDGRKMSKSYGNDISMVEEPESLWQKIRQMVTDPARVRRQDPGNPDVCVVYTYQKIYNPAAIVEIAEGCRTAGIGCIDCKKQLAERLNEVMTPLRERRRHYSEQAGLVEEVLAAGRDKASRKAEATMQRVREALKF
- a CDS encoding segregation and condensation protein A is translated as MAYEIQLETFSGPLDLLCHLIDKNQMNIYDIPIATVVEQYLDYLQAMQELDLEVTSEFLVMAAKLLAIKAKMLLPRPRLEGEEEDELVYEEDPREELVEKLLEYKQFKAVAQLLEIREREQGQMYFRQNCRELYEYLFCPRNPLAGVTLEQLLAALKQVLERAEDQEDLKPVSYTREQFSIRDKMREILRHLVLYPEGITFSSLFTRRSSRTEVVTTFLAILELFRQGKIALFQRQLFGEIEIKGNNTIMIEEEQE